A part of Thermotoga petrophila RKU-1 genomic DNA contains:
- a CDS encoding LamG domain-containing protein codes for MKKSFWIVTLGLLILLGACALIQQPVSFNPLTDESLLAYFPFDGTLEGIVKGATTTAITCGSTIGTPGGTITYAEGKKGEAAVFDGTSGVVLPDDIVNDYDYTIAFWVNIHAFTDHTPTVFGSSEAGWISYMVPKPWWRNPGEPAIWSLSGEQWSTYEMDTVLSSNTWYHVAIVVDDGDPRAYVNGATVSLSSLENLPLPDIFTDATSTIAVGVNYWDTPFQGMIDELFIFDRALSRSEILTLYNLGYGE; via the coding sequence ATGAAGAAGTCCTTCTGGATTGTAACCCTGGGACTCCTCATACTACTGGGAGCCTGCGCACTAATTCAGCAACCGGTGAGCTTTAATCCTCTCACTGATGAGTCTCTTCTGGCTTATTTCCCATTTGACGGGACTCTGGAAGGTATTGTGAAAGGCGCCACAACCACTGCTATCACTTGCGGATCCACAATCGGCACACCAGGGGGAACCATCACGTACGCTGAAGGAAAAAAAGGAGAAGCCGCTGTCTTTGATGGAACCAGTGGGGTGGTGTTACCTGACGATATTGTAAACGACTACGATTACACAATCGCATTCTGGGTGAACATACACGCCTTTACAGATCACACCCCGACAGTGTTCGGTTCCTCTGAAGCAGGGTGGATAAGTTACATGGTACCGAAACCGTGGTGGAGAAACCCAGGAGAACCGGCTATATGGTCACTCTCTGGTGAGCAGTGGTCTACTTATGAAATGGACACAGTGCTGAGTTCGAACACATGGTACCACGTAGCCATCGTTGTTGACGATGGAGATCCAAGAGCTTATGTGAACGGTGCCACGGTCTCCCTATCATCACTAGAAAATCTCCCACTACCTGATATCTTTACAGATGCCACCTCTACCATTGCGGTTGGTGTTAACTACTGGGACACTCCCTTCCAGGGGATGATCGACGAACTCTTCATCTTCGACAGGGCCCTCAGCAGATCCGAAATACTGACGCTTTACAATCTCGGTTACGGTGAATGA
- a CDS encoding LamG domain-containing protein: MKKLPLVILVASTVLLTLAVQCFREETTESFDPDRDETLIAWFPFDGDLADKTGKFGSGRVIGDKIGKEAADGTVKFVEGVSGQAVYLDGTKGIQLPDDLIKDYDYTVSFWVKWEGNITPFTPVFFGAYDPNSWISIPPYHSAVAGGSFLLWSFNGYWYDGILNVSFKPGTWYHVVAVVNNGRARIYVNGKYVLSKIQINGVEDMTGKVPDVFRKKPGGIFTVGVNWWDPAFNGVVDDLRIYDRSLSKAEIEVLYGKR, translated from the coding sequence ATGAAAAAATTACCGCTGGTGATCCTTGTAGCCTCCACCGTTCTGTTGACCCTCGCAGTTCAGTGTTTTAGAGAAGAGACGACGGAATCGTTCGATCCAGACAGAGACGAAACACTCATAGCGTGGTTTCCTTTTGACGGCGATCTTGCTGACAAAACAGGGAAATTCGGATCGGGCAGGGTAATAGGAGACAAAATAGGAAAAGAAGCAGCGGATGGAACGGTAAAATTCGTAGAAGGTGTTTCTGGACAAGCAGTCTACCTCGATGGTACAAAGGGCATACAGCTTCCGGATGATCTCATAAAAGACTACGACTACACTGTCTCGTTCTGGGTGAAATGGGAAGGGAATATTACCCCGTTCACACCGGTGTTCTTTGGTGCTTACGATCCGAACAGCTGGATCAGTATTCCTCCTTACCATTCAGCGGTGGCTGGTGGATCCTTCCTTCTGTGGTCCTTCAATGGCTACTGGTACGATGGAATCCTCAACGTTTCTTTCAAACCCGGTACCTGGTACCATGTCGTTGCCGTTGTAAACAACGGAAGAGCGAGAATTTATGTGAACGGTAAATATGTTCTTTCGAAGATACAGATAAACGGTGTTGAAGATATGACAGGAAAAGTTCCCGACGTCTTTAGGAAGAAACCCGGTGGAATATTCACAGTAGGTGTCAACTGGTGGGATCCCGCGTTCAATGGAGTAGTTGATGATCTGAGAATTTACGACAGATCCCTTTCGAAAGCGGAGATTGAGGTACTCTATGGAAAGAGGTGA